One genomic window of Planctomonas sp. JC2975 includes the following:
- a CDS encoding glycosyltransferase family 2 protein — protein MSTISVVIPAYNDAVMLRECLHRLKEQIRQADQIIVVDNASTDETADVARSLGATVVHQPIRGIFPAASAGYDAASGDIIARLDADSRPPADWLAHIDAEFTVSPEIGALTGPGEFYDGNPLVTWLGENLYIGGYFWFGALWLDNGPIFGSNFAMRRELWGRVRTLVHSDLRRVHDDLDLSLHLPPDAIVRVDDTLRVGISARPFATWRGFGRRLGWAFLTFRMNWPEAAPWRIRDAREAYQAEHATDDGDATSTV, from the coding sequence GTGTCCACGATCTCCGTGGTGATCCCCGCCTACAACGACGCGGTCATGCTGCGCGAATGCCTCCATCGGTTGAAGGAGCAGATCCGCCAGGCCGACCAGATCATCGTCGTCGACAACGCGAGCACGGACGAGACGGCGGATGTCGCGCGCTCGCTCGGCGCAACAGTCGTGCACCAGCCCATTCGCGGAATCTTCCCCGCGGCGTCCGCCGGCTACGACGCCGCGTCCGGCGACATCATCGCCCGCCTGGATGCCGACTCCCGACCGCCCGCCGACTGGCTGGCGCACATCGACGCCGAGTTCACGGTTTCCCCGGAGATCGGCGCGCTTACCGGCCCCGGCGAGTTCTACGACGGCAATCCGCTCGTCACCTGGCTCGGCGAGAACCTGTACATCGGCGGATACTTCTGGTTCGGCGCGCTCTGGCTCGACAACGGGCCGATCTTCGGGTCCAACTTCGCCATGCGGCGGGAACTCTGGGGACGGGTGCGCACGCTCGTGCACAGCGACCTGCGCCGAGTGCACGACGACCTCGATCTGAGCCTTCACCTCCCGCCAGACGCGATAGTGCGTGTCGACGACACGCTGCGCGTCGGCATCTCCGCGCGTCCGTTCGCCACCTGGCGCGGCTTCGGCCGGCGCCTCGGCTGGGCGTTCCTCACGTTCCGCATGAACTGGCCGGAGGCGGCGCCGTGGCGCATCCGCGACGCGCGCGAGGCGTATCAGGCGGAGCACGCCACCGACGACGGCGACGCGACGAGCACCGTCTGA
- a CDS encoding FAD-linked oxidase C-terminal domain-containing protein, producing MPDPIERLTAELGDAFTADPAAVQGARADRSGWVSASAPLGIVRATGVEHVQAAMRIATEHRLPVVPRGAGTGLAGGAAGSGGEIVIDVSGMNRVLEIAPGDELAVVEPGVINADLDAALAPHGLWFAPDPASKAISTVGGNIATNAGGLLCAKYGVTREAVLGLAVVLADGRLLTTGHRTVKGVTGYDLTALFVGSEGTLGVIVEATVRALPRPPRAGSTVVGLFPGVREAAAASAAITAARLRPSLCELIDGTALGIIREHLADDAGRAEELLGTGGAGASLIVQFDDADAATRAAASVALVQSAGGTARVSSDPEESERLLELRRAFHPALVAHGEVLIEDVAVPRTRLADMFEEIGRIEREFGVSIPTVAHAADGNLHPNFVYEGGDVPEVIWRAADELFTAALRLGGTLTGEHGVGVLKRRWLRDELGEDSYDLQRGIKTVFDPLGILNPGKVFM from the coding sequence ATGCCCGATCCGATCGAACGACTCACGGCCGAGCTCGGGGACGCGTTCACAGCGGATCCCGCCGCAGTGCAGGGGGCGCGGGCCGACAGATCGGGGTGGGTGTCGGCATCCGCTCCGCTCGGGATCGTGCGGGCGACGGGCGTCGAGCACGTGCAGGCCGCGATGCGGATCGCGACGGAGCACCGCCTTCCTGTCGTTCCGCGCGGCGCGGGGACGGGTCTCGCGGGCGGAGCAGCGGGATCCGGCGGCGAGATCGTCATCGACGTCTCCGGCATGAACCGCGTGCTGGAGATCGCGCCGGGCGATGAGCTGGCGGTCGTGGAACCCGGCGTGATCAATGCCGACCTGGACGCAGCGCTGGCGCCGCACGGACTCTGGTTCGCACCGGATCCTGCCAGCAAGGCCATCTCGACGGTCGGCGGCAACATCGCGACGAACGCGGGAGGCCTGCTCTGCGCGAAGTACGGGGTGACGCGCGAAGCGGTGCTCGGTCTGGCGGTCGTGCTCGCCGACGGACGTCTGCTCACCACGGGCCACCGAACGGTGAAGGGAGTCACCGGCTACGACCTGACGGCGTTGTTCGTGGGGTCGGAGGGCACGCTGGGTGTCATCGTCGAGGCCACGGTGCGTGCGCTTCCGAGGCCGCCACGAGCCGGATCCACCGTCGTCGGGCTCTTCCCCGGCGTGCGCGAGGCGGCGGCCGCCTCCGCCGCGATCACGGCCGCGAGGCTGCGGCCGTCGTTGTGCGAGCTGATCGACGGCACGGCCCTCGGCATCATCCGCGAGCACCTGGCCGACGATGCCGGGCGTGCGGAGGAGCTGCTCGGCACGGGCGGGGCCGGCGCATCGCTCATCGTTCAGTTCGACGACGCGGATGCCGCGACCCGCGCCGCAGCATCCGTCGCGCTCGTGCAGAGCGCAGGGGGAACGGCACGGGTGTCGTCCGATCCCGAGGAGTCCGAGCGCCTGCTCGAGCTGCGCAGGGCCTTCCATCCGGCGCTCGTGGCGCACGGTGAGGTGCTGATCGAGGATGTCGCGGTTCCCCGCACCAGGCTTGCGGACATGTTCGAGGAGATCGGGCGGATCGAGCGCGAGTTCGGGGTGAGCATCCCGACAGTGGCGCACGCGGCTGACGGCAATCTGCACCCGAACTTCGTCTACGAAGGGGGAGACGTTCCAGAAGTGATCTGGCGTGCGGCAGACGAACTGTTCACCGCGGCGCTGCGACTCGGCGGGACGCTGACCGGCGAGCACGGCGTCGGCGTGTTGAAACGGCGTTGGCTGCGCGATGAGCTCGGTGAGGACTCCTACGATCTGCAGCGGGGGATCAAGACCGTCTTCGATCCGCTCGGCATCCTCAATCCCGGAAAGGTCTTCATGTGA
- a CDS encoding PrsW family intramembrane metalloprotease, whose protein sequence is MTNGTPAGRPSGAPPLPAPPLRPRTKTSTVVWTIIGLILLTQLLVVVFAYLVLAFGAGLVAVSALLALVPLAIVVLTALWIDAWEPEPWAAKLFAALWGAAAAITIALLVDIGQHFLTPIPEDSMLSAVVRAPIVEESAKGAALLILVFAARRTFDGPIDGIVYAAFTAGGFAFVENIQYFGTAIHDGGAGQAATVFVLRALFSPFAHVLFTSCTGLALGLAARKRGVGRILAAFIVGLAAAIVLHAVWNFAGYVGFWGVYLFFELPIFVAAVVTVVLLRVREQHQTRERLEDYGRAGWFTPDEVALYGTRAGRRRVRAWARARGGEAPAIIHSMVRETTRLAMDRQRVVTGSADADTAADEAALLADISASRTRLYALG, encoded by the coding sequence GTGACGAACGGCACACCGGCCGGCCGGCCATCAGGCGCTCCGCCGCTGCCAGCTCCGCCCCTGCGCCCGCGCACGAAGACCAGCACGGTCGTGTGGACGATCATCGGGCTCATCCTGCTCACGCAGCTCCTGGTCGTCGTCTTCGCGTACCTCGTGCTGGCATTCGGCGCAGGGCTGGTCGCGGTGAGCGCACTGCTGGCGCTCGTGCCTCTGGCCATCGTCGTGCTCACCGCGTTGTGGATCGATGCGTGGGAGCCGGAGCCGTGGGCCGCGAAGCTGTTCGCGGCGCTCTGGGGTGCGGCGGCGGCGATCACGATCGCGTTGCTGGTGGACATCGGACAGCACTTCTTGACGCCGATCCCTGAGGACTCCATGCTGTCGGCCGTCGTCCGTGCGCCGATCGTCGAGGAATCGGCGAAGGGCGCCGCGCTGCTCATCCTCGTGTTCGCGGCCAGGCGCACCTTCGACGGACCCATCGACGGCATCGTCTACGCGGCGTTCACCGCAGGCGGATTCGCGTTCGTGGAGAACATCCAGTACTTCGGGACGGCCATCCACGACGGGGGCGCCGGGCAGGCGGCGACGGTGTTCGTGCTGCGCGCGCTGTTCTCGCCGTTCGCCCACGTGCTGTTCACCTCGTGCACCGGCCTGGCCCTCGGGCTGGCGGCACGCAAGAGGGGCGTCGGCAGGATTCTCGCCGCGTTCATCGTCGGGCTGGCAGCCGCGATCGTGCTGCACGCGGTCTGGAACTTCGCTGGCTACGTCGGATTCTGGGGGGTCTACCTGTTCTTCGAGCTGCCCATCTTCGTCGCGGCGGTCGTCACGGTGGTGCTGCTTCGAGTGCGCGAGCAGCACCAGACCAGGGAGCGGCTCGAGGATTACGGGCGAGCCGGCTGGTTCACCCCTGACGAGGTGGCGCTGTACGGAACCCGCGCCGGCCGGCGCCGGGTCCGCGCCTGGGCGAGGGCGAGAGGTGGCGAGGCGCCGGCGATCATCCATTCCATGGTGAGGGAGACGACTCGTCTCGCCATGGACCGGCAACGCGTGGTCACCGGTTCGGCGGACGCCGACACCGCGGCCGACGAGGCTGCTCTGCTGGCCGACATCAGCGCCTCCCGCACCAGGCTCTACGCCCTCGGATGA
- a CDS encoding FKBP-type peptidyl-prolyl cis-trans isomerase, translating into MSDTQKSKPEIEAPQGPAPEALEIVDIVEGDGAEATEGATVDVHYLGVDYDSGEEFDSSWSRGQSIQFPLRGLIQGWQDGIPGMKVGGRRQLTIPPQLAYGPAGTGHPLGGKTLIFVIDLLDVK; encoded by the coding sequence ATGAGCGATACGCAGAAGTCCAAGCCCGAGATCGAGGCCCCGCAGGGTCCCGCGCCCGAGGCGCTGGAAATCGTCGACATCGTCGAGGGCGACGGCGCAGAGGCCACAGAAGGCGCCACCGTCGACGTGCACTACCTCGGGGTCGACTACGACTCCGGAGAGGAATTCGACTCCTCCTGGAGCCGCGGCCAGTCCATCCAGTTCCCGCTGCGCGGACTGATCCAGGGCTGGCAGGACGGCATCCCGGGCATGAAGGTCGGTGGCCGTCGCCAGCTCACCATTCCGCCGCAGCTGGCCTACGGACCGGCCGGAACCGGGCATCCGCTCGGCGGCAAGACGCTGATCTTCGTGATCGATCTGCTCGACGTCAAGTAG
- a CDS encoding MFS transporter, which produces MPHHHPEGESPAPDTSEADAVAHRRRSLFVDLSPLRSSPAFARLWIGGSISGIGGQMTIVAIGLQVYDLTQSTLAVSGVALFALLPMVFFGIYGGMLADVVDRRLLALLSAILAWGSTVTIALLAWFHVDNVWLLYVLATVNSVAATVVSSTRMAILPRLLDRRLIPAASALGGISTGVSVTLGPALAGVLVAAVGFGWTYSVDVVLFVFAFLGIATLPSIVPEGEAAKPGWASVVEGLRFLRTAPNVRMSFIADIIAMTFGQARVLLPAAGALLLGGGAVTVGVLTAAFAIGALISSVFSGPLGHVRFQGLAVGRSVIVYGAFILALGIELGLLTTGWFGKADAAHPNVPAIVVACLLFAGAGAADNVSSIFRQTILQTATPDTMRGRIQGVFTVVVTGGPRLGDLYAGAAAALVALWFPPAFGGVVIIAALLLLLRFQPTFRHYDAMHPTP; this is translated from the coding sequence GTGCCGCACCACCATCCCGAGGGCGAGAGCCCTGCCCCCGATACTTCCGAAGCCGATGCGGTCGCGCACCGCCGCCGCTCCCTCTTCGTCGACCTGAGCCCGCTGCGCAGCAGTCCGGCCTTCGCCCGTCTCTGGATCGGCGGATCGATCTCCGGTATCGGTGGCCAGATGACGATCGTGGCCATCGGCCTCCAGGTCTACGACCTCACTCAGTCCACCCTGGCCGTTTCGGGCGTCGCGCTCTTCGCGCTCCTGCCGATGGTGTTCTTCGGCATCTACGGCGGCATGCTCGCGGATGTCGTCGACCGCCGTCTGCTCGCGCTGCTCTCCGCGATCCTGGCATGGGGGTCCACCGTCACGATCGCGTTGCTCGCGTGGTTCCACGTGGACAACGTCTGGCTTCTCTACGTGCTCGCCACCGTGAACTCCGTGGCGGCAACGGTCGTCTCGAGCACGCGGATGGCGATCCTGCCGCGACTGTTGGACCGCAGGCTCATCCCTGCAGCCTCCGCCCTCGGCGGCATCTCCACCGGCGTCTCGGTGACGCTAGGACCGGCCCTCGCCGGCGTTCTCGTCGCGGCCGTCGGCTTCGGCTGGACCTACTCCGTCGACGTCGTGCTGTTCGTGTTCGCATTCCTCGGCATCGCTACGCTGCCCTCCATCGTCCCTGAGGGCGAGGCCGCCAAGCCCGGCTGGGCATCCGTCGTCGAGGGCCTGCGCTTCCTGCGGACGGCGCCGAACGTGCGGATGTCGTTCATCGCCGACATCATCGCCATGACATTCGGCCAGGCACGGGTGCTCCTGCCTGCGGCCGGCGCGCTGCTGCTCGGCGGCGGAGCCGTGACGGTCGGCGTCCTCACGGCGGCGTTCGCGATCGGTGCGCTGATCAGCAGCGTCTTCTCCGGTCCGCTGGGACACGTCAGGTTCCAGGGGCTCGCGGTGGGGCGGTCCGTCATCGTCTACGGCGCGTTCATCCTCGCGCTGGGGATCGAACTGGGGCTTCTCACGACCGGATGGTTCGGGAAGGCCGATGCCGCGCATCCGAACGTTCCGGCCATCGTCGTCGCGTGCCTGCTCTTCGCCGGCGCGGGAGCCGCGGACAACGTGTCGTCGATCTTCAGGCAGACGATTCTGCAGACCGCGACACCGGACACCATGCGCGGACGCATCCAAGGCGTCTTCACCGTCGTGGTGACGGGCGGCCCGCGCCTCGGCGACCTCTACGCCGGCGCAGCCGCAGCGCTCGTCGCGCTGTGGTTCCCGCCCGCGTTCGGCGGTGTCGTGATCATCGCCGCGCTGCTTCTGCTGCTGCGCTTCCAGCCGACTTTCCGCCACTACGACGCGATGCACCCGACGCCGTGA
- a CDS encoding adenine phosphoribosyltransferase, which yields MSRAREELDRLLVSVPDFPEPGILFRDLAPVFADGIAFRALVDDLAAHFEGGFDAVAGVEARGFVLAAAVAYAAGVGVLVVRKAGKLPGVVLSETYDLEYGTATLELEPDRLPQGSRVLVLDDVLATGGTLAASARLIAGAGYSVAGFGVVLELADLAGRERLGDTPVYSIAAL from the coding sequence GTGAGTCGCGCGCGTGAGGAACTGGACCGTCTGCTCGTAAGCGTCCCGGATTTCCCGGAGCCCGGCATCCTCTTCCGTGATCTGGCACCCGTCTTCGCCGACGGCATCGCCTTCCGGGCACTGGTCGACGACCTCGCGGCGCATTTCGAAGGCGGATTCGACGCCGTCGCCGGAGTAGAGGCACGAGGGTTCGTGCTGGCGGCCGCTGTCGCGTATGCAGCAGGGGTCGGCGTGCTCGTCGTGCGCAAGGCCGGCAAACTCCCCGGCGTCGTCCTCAGCGAGACGTACGACCTGGAGTACGGCACGGCCACCCTCGAGCTGGAGCCAGACCGCCTGCCACAGGGCTCGCGCGTGCTGGTGCTCGACGACGTGCTCGCCACCGGCGGAACGCTGGCGGCGTCGGCACGCCTCATCGCGGGTGCCGGCTATTCGGTGGCCGGCTTCGGCGTGGTTCTGGAACTCGCCGACCTGGCAGGGCGCGAGCGGCTCGGCGACACCCCGGTGTACAGCATCGCTGCGCTCTGA
- a CDS encoding carboxylesterase/lipase family protein, translated as MNGRNTTVIGADERMNPVVATVQGEVRGVYGGELYAFKGIPYAAPPVGGLRFRAPRPPEPWNGVRDATTFGRIAPQPIQSGPGAQRREMSEDCLTVNVYTPELGDAGLPVMVWIHGGAYYVGSSADPLYDGTRLARLGVVVVTFNYRIGPLGYIDLSSFSTADDVFESNVGQRDQLAALAWVRDNIRAFGGSPDRVTLFGESSGAGAVTTMMATPSAEGLLHKAIAQSSPVGSVYSPETARVAAERFLRRLDVTADQVRRLRRIPAGALIEAGARLVVDTSTTEPGTIPVAPVVDGELVTEYPLTAMAKGDALRIPLLIGSNRDEAMLFRLLRSPIVPNTSKAVQLMVERLGTPEALAVPSGYRGYPRLRPALQLSTDAAFRMPTVWAASAQSRFAPTWAYEFDFAPPLLRVAGLGAMHGAELPHVFGTPVPRWVAAGAVSSGRKLTERMQRRWVSFATDGDPNPVGMEPFWPRYDTDSRYTYVFGGRDRIVSDPHGRIRQAWGDGIIAFR; from the coding sequence GTGAACGGGAGGAATACGACGGTCATCGGCGCCGACGAGAGGATGAATCCCGTCGTCGCCACGGTGCAGGGCGAGGTGCGCGGTGTGTACGGCGGAGAGCTGTATGCGTTCAAAGGGATCCCTTACGCGGCACCGCCCGTCGGTGGACTCCGGTTCCGCGCCCCGCGTCCGCCCGAGCCGTGGAACGGTGTGCGCGACGCCACGACGTTCGGGCGCATCGCCCCGCAGCCGATCCAGAGCGGTCCAGGTGCCCAGAGACGTGAGATGAGCGAGGACTGCCTCACCGTCAACGTGTACACGCCCGAACTGGGCGACGCAGGGCTGCCGGTGATGGTGTGGATCCACGGCGGCGCGTACTACGTGGGATCCTCGGCGGATCCGCTCTACGACGGCACACGGCTCGCGCGGCTCGGCGTGGTCGTCGTCACGTTCAACTACCGGATCGGGCCGCTCGGATACATCGACCTGTCGTCGTTCTCGACGGCTGACGACGTGTTCGAGAGCAACGTGGGGCAGCGCGACCAGCTGGCGGCGCTGGCCTGGGTGCGGGACAACATCCGGGCGTTCGGCGGATCGCCGGACCGTGTCACGCTCTTCGGCGAGTCCTCAGGCGCAGGTGCCGTCACGACCATGATGGCGACGCCGAGCGCTGAGGGGCTCCTGCACAAGGCGATCGCGCAGAGCTCGCCTGTGGGCAGCGTGTACAGTCCGGAAACGGCACGCGTCGCAGCCGAGCGCTTCCTGCGCAGGCTGGACGTCACGGCCGATCAGGTTCGCCGACTGCGACGCATTCCAGCGGGAGCGCTGATCGAGGCGGGTGCGAGGCTCGTCGTCGACACGAGCACCACGGAGCCGGGGACCATTCCGGTGGCGCCGGTCGTGGACGGCGAACTCGTGACGGAGTATCCGCTCACCGCGATGGCCAAGGGAGACGCGCTGCGCATCCCGCTCCTGATCGGATCGAATCGCGACGAGGCGATGCTGTTCCGCCTGCTGCGCTCGCCGATCGTGCCGAACACGTCGAAGGCCGTCCAGCTCATGGTGGAGCGTCTCGGCACGCCGGAGGCGCTGGCCGTGCCGTCCGGGTATCGCGGATACCCGCGGTTGCGACCCGCGCTCCAGCTGTCGACGGATGCCGCCTTCCGCATGCCGACGGTGTGGGCCGCCTCGGCGCAGAGCCGTTTCGCTCCGACCTGGGCGTACGAGTTCGACTTCGCCCCACCGCTTCTGCGCGTCGCCGGCCTCGGGGCGATGCACGGCGCCGAGCTGCCTCACGTCTTCGGCACGCCCGTGCCGCGCTGGGTCGCTGCGGGGGCCGTTTCCTCCGGGCGCAAGCTCACCGAGCGGATGCAGCGTCGCTGGGTCTCGTTCGCGACAGACGGCGATCCCAACCCGGTCGGCATGGAGCCGTTCTGGCCGCGTTACGACACGGACTCGCGCTACACCTATGTCTTCGGCGGGCGCGATCGCATCGTCTCGGATCCGCATGGACGCATCCGTCAGGCGTGGGGCGACGGGATCATCGCCTTCCGCTGA
- a CDS encoding alpha/beta hydrolase, with amino-acid sequence MADDGRGAAGAASDSELTAIGVLTAAAVGGVDSAFLPAWHLLGARARRWMQRQGRHPLNGSPVLLLPGVHESPRFLDPFAALALANGRQPHLVTALHRNVRPITATALQTADYLERHDLRDVLIIAHSKGGLVGKQVMTWERTSRRIRGMVAVATPFSGSVFATHAPLRSLRDFSPADETLLELAVNHSANRAIVSAFPAFDPQIPGGSVLPDARANIRLPSAGHFRVLAEPELWALLRRALLATA; translated from the coding sequence ATGGCGGATGATGGCCGCGGTGCCGCGGGCGCGGCGAGCGATTCCGAGCTCACGGCGATCGGCGTGCTGACCGCGGCCGCCGTCGGGGGCGTCGACTCCGCGTTCCTTCCGGCGTGGCACCTGCTGGGGGCGAGGGCTCGGAGGTGGATGCAGCGTCAGGGGCGGCATCCGCTCAACGGATCGCCAGTGCTCCTGCTGCCAGGAGTGCACGAGTCGCCGCGGTTCCTCGACCCGTTCGCTGCTCTCGCGCTCGCGAACGGACGGCAGCCCCACCTGGTCACCGCGCTGCACCGCAATGTGCGTCCGATCACGGCAACAGCACTGCAGACGGCGGATTACCTGGAACGCCACGATCTCCGCGACGTGCTGATCATCGCGCACAGCAAGGGCGGACTCGTCGGCAAGCAGGTGATGACCTGGGAGCGCACGAGCCGGCGCATCCGTGGCATGGTCGCCGTCGCGACGCCGTTCTCCGGATCCGTCTTCGCCACCCATGCGCCGCTGCGGTCGTTGCGCGACTTCTCCCCCGCCGACGAGACGCTTCTCGAGCTGGCCGTGAACCACTCGGCCAATCGTGCGATCGTTTCCGCGTTCCCTGCCTTCGATCCGCAGATCCCCGGCGGAAGCGTGCTTCCGGATGCCCGTGCCAACATTCGTCTGCCCTCCGCCGGCCACTTCCGCGTGCTGGCCGAGCCGGAGCTGTGGGCACTGCTGCGCCGAGCGCTGCTCGCGACCGCCTGA
- the rpsO gene encoding 30S ribosomal protein S15, with protein sequence MALDADVKKAIIEEYATHPGDTGSPEVQVAILTKRIKDLTEHLKEHKHDHHSRRGLLLLVGQRRRLLGYLQEIDINRYRSLIERLGLRR encoded by the coding sequence ATGGCACTCGATGCAGATGTCAAGAAGGCGATCATCGAAGAGTACGCAACCCACCCCGGTGACACCGGATCCCCCGAGGTTCAGGTCGCGATCCTGACCAAGCGGATCAAGGACCTCACCGAGCACCTCAAGGAGCACAAGCACGACCACCACTCGCGTCGTGGCCTGCTGCTTCTGGTTGGTCAGCGTCGCCGCCTGCTGGGTTACCTGCAGGAGATCGACATCAACCGTTACCGCTCGCTCATCGAGCGTCTCGGTCTGCGCCGATAA
- a CDS encoding UDP-N-acetylglucosamine 1-carboxyvinyltransferase, whose translation MTDVQALVHDAAAPEQDARSATDNVASAPASPSREVGALIRSARKGRGLTQAQLGERIGTSQSAVNRMEQGGQNLSLEMIARISAALDQQIVSIGNAPQHLHLRVQGGHKLSGSIAVNSSKNGAVALLCASLLNRGVTRLHRMARIVEVDRIIDVLRSLGASVTWSEDGETLEIIAPEELRLDAIDAAAARRTRSVLMFLGPLSGRFDSFRLPYAGGCDLGTRTVEPHLIALRPFGLSVNTTGGWYQASVDRAKAGPRRIVLTERGDTVTENAILAAAAHDGETVIRNASPNYMVQDLCFFLELLGVRIDGIGTTTLRIVGKPEIDAEVDYWPSEDPVEAMSLLTAGIVTESTLSVTRAPIEFLEIELATLAEMGLEFEVSEEYPAANGRTRLVDITVHPSRLRAPIDKIHAMPFPGLNIDNLPFFVIIAAMAEGTTLIHDWVYEGRAIHLLDLTRLGASVTLRDPHRLDVTGPAHLSGAEVSCPPALRPAVVILIAMLAAKGESVLRNVDIIARGYESLQERLVSLGASIEAFRD comes from the coding sequence ATGACCGATGTGCAGGCTCTTGTTCACGATGCCGCTGCCCCTGAGCAGGATGCGCGATCCGCGACCGACAACGTCGCATCCGCTCCGGCAAGCCCGTCACGCGAAGTCGGGGCACTCATCCGCAGTGCACGCAAGGGCCGCGGCCTGACCCAGGCGCAGCTGGGGGAACGGATCGGAACCAGTCAGAGCGCCGTCAACCGCATGGAGCAGGGCGGCCAGAACCTCAGCCTTGAGATGATCGCCCGCATCAGCGCAGCGCTCGACCAGCAGATCGTCTCCATCGGCAATGCGCCGCAGCACCTGCACCTGAGGGTGCAGGGCGGCCACAAGCTGAGCGGATCCATCGCCGTCAACTCGAGCAAGAACGGCGCGGTCGCGCTGCTGTGCGCCTCGCTGCTGAACCGCGGCGTCACCCGACTGCATCGCATGGCACGCATCGTCGAGGTCGACAGGATCATCGATGTGCTGCGCAGTCTCGGTGCAAGCGTCACCTGGTCGGAAGACGGCGAAACGCTCGAGATCATCGCGCCGGAGGAGTTGCGCCTCGATGCGATCGACGCGGCCGCGGCACGCCGCACGCGCAGCGTGCTCATGTTCCTCGGGCCGTTGAGCGGACGGTTCGACTCCTTCCGTCTGCCCTATGCCGGCGGATGCGACCTCGGCACCCGCACCGTTGAACCGCACCTCATCGCGCTGCGTCCGTTCGGCCTGAGCGTGAACACGACGGGAGGCTGGTACCAGGCATCCGTCGATCGCGCGAAGGCCGGGCCACGACGGATCGTGCTCACCGAGCGCGGCGACACGGTGACCGAGAACGCCATCCTCGCCGCGGCGGCCCACGACGGTGAGACGGTCATCCGCAATGCCAGTCCGAACTACATGGTCCAGGACCTGTGCTTCTTCTTGGAGCTCCTCGGCGTGCGCATCGACGGCATCGGAACGACGACGCTGCGCATCGTCGGCAAGCCCGAGATCGACGCGGAGGTCGACTACTGGCCGAGCGAGGATCCCGTGGAGGCGATGAGTCTGCTGACCGCCGGAATCGTCACGGAGTCGACGCTGTCGGTGACGCGAGCACCGATCGAGTTCCTCGAGATCGAGCTGGCCACCCTTGCGGAGATGGGGCTGGAGTTCGAGGTGAGCGAGGAGTATCCGGCGGCGAACGGTCGCACGCGGCTCGTGGACATCACCGTGCATCCGTCCCGTCTGCGCGCGCCGATCGACAAAATCCACGCGATGCCCTTCCCGGGGCTCAACATCGACAACCTTCCGTTCTTCGTCATCATCGCTGCCATGGCCGAAGGCACGACGCTGATCCACGACTGGGTTTACGAGGGTCGCGCGATCCACCTGCTCGATCTGACGCGGCTCGGCGCCAGCGTCACCCTGCGCGATCCGCACCGCCTCGATGTGACGGGCCCGGCGCACCTCTCGGGTGCGGAGGTGAGCTGCCCGCCCGCGCTGCGTCCGGCGGTCGTGATCCTCATCGCCATGCTCGCCGCCAAGGGCGAGAGTGTGCTGCGCAACGTCGACATCATCGCCCGCGGCTACGAGAGCCTGCAGGAGCGGCTCGTCTCGCTCGGTGCCTCGATCGAGGCCTTCCGCGACTGA
- a CDS encoding MBL fold metallo-hydrolase, protein MELAPGLHRVGNDLVAAYLVEGDNGLTLIDAGIAGQYADLQRELTTMGRSVTDVRGVILTHGDTDHIGYAERLRSKFGIPVYVHEADAARARGEESTHPAWGSMHLGATTQFLWYTLRKGGMRTKFLTEVVTVHDGDVLDLPGNPRIVSLPGHSAGSIAIVVPSVDAVFVGDAFTTRHVLTGAKGPQPAPFTDDTDAAALSHAKLASIDATWVLPGHGTPWNKGTRQLATELARTDATA, encoded by the coding sequence ATGGAACTCGCCCCCGGCCTCCACCGAGTCGGAAACGACCTCGTCGCCGCCTATCTCGTCGAGGGCGACAACGGCCTCACCCTCATCGATGCCGGCATCGCCGGCCAGTACGCCGACCTGCAGCGCGAGCTCACGACCATGGGCCGCTCCGTCACCGACGTCCGCGGAGTCATCCTCACCCACGGCGACACCGACCACATCGGCTACGCCGAGCGGCTGCGCAGCAAGTTCGGCATCCCGGTCTACGTGCACGAGGCCGACGCGGCACGCGCGCGTGGCGAAGAGTCGACGCATCCGGCATGGGGTTCGATGCACCTCGGGGCGACGACCCAGTTCCTCTGGTACACGCTGCGCAAGGGTGGAATGCGCACGAAGTTCCTCACCGAGGTCGTCACGGTTCACGACGGCGACGTGCTCGACCTGCCTGGCAACCCGCGCATCGTCTCCCTGCCCGGCCACTCCGCCGGCAGCATCGCGATCGTGGTCCCCTCGGTCGACGCCGTGTTCGTCGGCGATGCGTTCACGACGCGCCACGTGCTGACCGGTGCCAAGGGGCCTCAGCCCGCACCGTTCACCGACGATACGGATGCCGCCGCGCTGTCCCACGCGAAGCTCGCCTCGATCGACGCGACCTGGGTGCTGCCCGGCCACGGCACCCCGTGGAACAAGGGAACACGTCAGCTCGCCACGGAACTCGCTCGAACGGATGCCACGGCCTGA